The following nucleotide sequence is from Fibrobacter succinogenes.
GATCCAGGGTATCTACATGCTCCGCTCCGTCAAGAACGGCATGGTGAAGACTGTTCGCGTGACTCGCTAAAAAGTTCCTAATCCATACTCCTCAAAAGGGAGCCTTAAATACCCAAAGGCCTTCGAGTTAACCCTCGAAGGTTCTTTTTTTTGCGGCCACACCAGCTTCCTTTGGCCTCCTGCATCTGTTCTGGAATGGGGTAAGTGCATGAAATTATTCAAAATAATTGACAATTTATTACTCGATTTTATCGGAGCGCGCAAAAATGATGTATTTTATTTAACTACCGAGTGGGAGCCGAAATGAGTGATGGTAATAATCAAGCCGCTTACGCCGAACTGTTTGCTGATATATTCTATGAACAGTTTATTTCCGCATATTATGTCAATCTTGTTGATTTGACATATGTTGTTTACTATCGTAAAAAAGGCCTCGAAAAAAAGTACGGCAATGGCGAAAATGCCGCAAAAGCCATTAAAAAGTTTATTTCCGAAGATGTCCGCCCCGAAGATCGTGAACAGCTGAAAGATCTTTCATCGCCGGAGTATGTCCGTGAACGCCTCAAAAGAGAAAGTAGTTTTTCGTTTGTCGTGCGCGAAATGGTAACAGGCAAGGAACGTTACTGCAAACTTCAGGTGACTCGCGGTCGCGACGAAGACCACATGGCCATCTGTTTTTTGAACGTGGATGATGAAGTCCGTAAACGTCAAAAAATTGAAGAAAACAACCGCATTATCCAGGCCATTTCGTCTGAATACAAAGCTCTTTTTCGCATTAATCTTGATACGGATAAATTTATTTCCTTTATAAAAAAGGAAGCAAGAACCGGTTTCCAAAAGACAATTCGCGATAACAGCTCGTATTCCGAAACTTTTAAAAAGTACGCTAAAGAAGTTGTATGCGATAAAGACCGCGAAAAGGTCTTGGCTGGCGGGACAGTACAAAATATCCGTGAAAAGCTCTTGAATTTTGGCCATTTTGAAATTGAATACCAAAATAAAGAGGGCCGCTACCACGAGATGAAGTTCGTTCGGATTTCCGACGAAAATTCATCGGTTGTTGTGCTTGGTGTTGCAGACCGTGACGAAAAAATGCGCACGGATTTGATGAATCGCGAATTTTCCGAAATTGCGAATGCGCTAAGTGTCGAGTACGAAATCATCTATTACATAAATCTGAAAGACGAATCGTACGATATGTTCAGTCAGGAAGGCAGCTATATCAAGCTTAAGCTTTTAACGACTGGGCAAAATTTTTTCCAGGAATGTGCCAGGGATATCAAGAAAATTGTGTATCCGCAGGATATGGAAAAAATGCATTCGACGCTGAAACGTGAAAATTTGCTATCGAAGCTTGCGGACAGCAGATTCTTTTCCATGGAATACAGGCTAATGGTCAATGGCGAACCTCAATATTATCGCCTCAAGGCTCTTTTGTCTAACTCCGTGGATAATTATGTCATTATTGCTGTCTCCAATATCCATAAAGAGGTTATTGCAAGGCAAGAGCGCGAACGCAATATGGAACGCAACTTCGATATCATTAACGTCCTTGCAACGGAATATTCATCAGTCTATTACATTGACCTCGAAACGGATAGCCTTACCCCTTACACGATGAATGCAAATACGGAATCGAAATTCGGAAAGATTTTTTCGAGCGGTATCCATTATTCCGATGCATTCAAGATGTATGTTGATAGCTTTGTCTACGAGCTCGACAAGAAAATGGTGCTTGATGCCGGTTCTATCAAAAAAATCAAGGCTCAACTTGATGCGCAAAAGTCTTTCATTACACAGTACCGCAGTTATGAAAGCGGTGTTGCACGTTTTTGCGAAATGAAATTCGTGAAAGTCGGGCCTGAAAATGAAAAACCGCGTGCCGTTGTGCTCGGGTTTGCCGACAAGGATGCCGAAATCCTGAACCGTTATGTCGATAGTAAACTTTACGAAGACTATTTTGGTGTTTATTTCGTAAATCTTGAAGATGATACCATCCGCGGCGTCCGCGAGTCGCCTATTTATGAAAAGGGAAGCACCAACGGCGGCTACACCAAATACAGCAGTGCCGTTCTTGAATTTAGCAAGGCCGTTCTTCCGGAGTTTCGTGAAACCTGGGAAAACATGTCGAGTGTCGAATTCATGCGTTCATATTTGGCCGATGATGACAAACGCGAATACAATTATAGGGCGCTTAAAGGAGAATGGCGTCGTGCAACGATTGTTGTCGTTGAACGTAAAAACGGCATTCCGATGAGCTTTATTTTGGCATTCATGTTCATCGACAATGTGACTGCGCAGAAGATGGAATTGGATGCTAAAATTGCAGAACAGAAAATCGCGCTAGAAGAGCAACAAGGACTTTTGGAAAAGGCTTTGGTGCAGGCCGAGTCTGCGAATAAGGCAAAGACGATGTTCCTTTCGAACATGTCGCATGATATTCGCACGCCGATGAATGCTATTATCGGTTTTACCAATTTGGCTTTGAACAACTTGGATGACCCTTCTGCGGTCAAGAGCTATTTGGATAAAACGGTTGTTTCCAGTACGCATTTGCTTTCGCTCATTAACGATATTCTCGATATGAGCCGTATTGAGTCGGGCAAGATTCGCCTTGAAGAAGTGAATTGTAACTTGTCCGAAATTATGCATGACTTGAATACAATTGTTTTGGGGCAAGCCAATGCAAAGCAGCAAAACCTTTACATGGATTGCTTTGATATCGAAAACGAAAATGTTGTTTGCGATAAATTGCGATTGCACCAGATGTTGATCAACTTGCTCTCGAATGCGGTCAAGTTTACGCCTGTGGGTGGAAATATCCATGTGATTGTGCGAGAAACAAGTAAAGACGAAACTACGGGAATGTTCGAGTTCCATGTCAAGGATGATGGAATTGGTATGAGTCCCGAATTCTTGAAAGTTCTGTACGAACCGTTTGAACGCGAACGTACTTCGACGCTCTCCAAGACGCAGGGCACTGGGCTTGGCATGTCCATCACGAAAAAAATTGTCGATATGATGGGCGGTACGATTGAAGTCGAAAGTGCTCCCGGCAAGGGAACAGAATTTATAGTTCGTCTCAAGTTGAAGATTCAGAATTCGACGGTGGATTCTTCAAATCTTGTGGCTTTGCAAAATGCGCGTGCCCTTGTCGTTGAAA
It contains:
- a CDS encoding response regulator — its product is MSDGNNQAAYAELFADIFYEQFISAYYVNLVDLTYVVYYRKKGLEKKYGNGENAAKAIKKFISEDVRPEDREQLKDLSSPEYVRERLKRESSFSFVVREMVTGKERYCKLQVTRGRDEDHMAICFLNVDDEVRKRQKIEENNRIIQAISSEYKALFRINLDTDKFISFIKKEARTGFQKTIRDNSSYSETFKKYAKEVVCDKDREKVLAGGTVQNIREKLLNFGHFEIEYQNKEGRYHEMKFVRISDENSSVVVLGVADRDEKMRTDLMNREFSEIANALSVEYEIIYYINLKDESYDMFSQEGSYIKLKLLTTGQNFFQECARDIKKIVYPQDMEKMHSTLKRENLLSKLADSRFFSMEYRLMVNGEPQYYRLKALLSNSVDNYVIIAVSNIHKEVIARQERERNMERNFDIINVLATEYSSVYYIDLETDSLTPYTMNANTESKFGKIFSSGIHYSDAFKMYVDSFVYELDKKMVLDAGSIKKIKAQLDAQKSFITQYRSYESGVARFCEMKFVKVGPENEKPRAVVLGFADKDAEILNRYVDSKLYEDYFGVYFVNLEDDTIRGVRESPIYEKGSTNGGYTKYSSAVLEFSKAVLPEFRETWENMSSVEFMRSYLADDDKREYNYRALKGEWRRATIVVVERKNGIPMSFILAFMFIDNVTAQKMELDAKIAEQKIALEEQQGLLEKALVQAESANKAKTMFLSNMSHDIRTPMNAIIGFTNLALNNLDDPSAVKSYLDKTVVSSTHLLSLINDILDMSRIESGKIRLEEVNCNLSEIMHDLNTIVLGQANAKQQNLYMDCFDIENENVVCDKLRLHQMLINLLSNAVKFTPVGGNIHVIVRETSKDETTGMFEFHVKDDGIGMSPEFLKVLYEPFERERTSTLSKTQGTGLGMSITKKIVDMMGGTIEVESAPGKGTEFIVRLKLKIQNSTVDSSNLVALQNARALVVESDYNACSSATSLLRRLGMRAEWTMYGNEAVLRVKEAIERHESYGVIVVDDFMIDLDSVEVVRQIRSIPNNDNPIILMTAYDWTNIEKNAREAGVTDFISKPLFLSEMHGVLGRAIGVLKDDVKTENEKEDDFSGKKILLVEDNELNREIAENVLEEMGFVVDYAEDGSVALQKLCAEKPGCYDMILMDVQMPIMDGLETSRRIRDLRDEYFRNVPIIAMTANAFEEDRKAALDAGMNEHVAKPIDIGKFRKVLKKFI